The Spirochaetota bacterium genome includes a region encoding these proteins:
- the cloSI gene encoding clostripain, translating into MRIIVKIYRQKSNLLLDEINDLDLHRFIINLCYIGFAFYMIACNGDGEDLTYDYIDTQSTLEVSNTIPEDNAYFPSENSRSITVQFNEEIDGSTVNLDTFKLLDENGNYIEGRVSFNFVTNRALFYANSPLSRDTVYQAIVTPGIKSIDGNSLKGDYSWRFSTSERGWTVMIYADGDNNLEGFLLDDINEMKKGYVNLQGLDVIVLVDRIDGYSRDDIVFEEDFTDTRLYRITNGCVKRIGGGTEFPEITMSSDYEANMGNAETLGKFIRYCKNNYPAHNYALILWNHGNGLRGREAVDGDGLNTRAVCVDDTDDYDSLYTAEITDVLEEFDSVDLLGFDACLMGSVEVAYQYRPSNMDFHADVMVASPPVEWGLGWQYDKIFERINQGGGDNGENDEVMGGSELNYSPLTMTAIEFGGIIVEEQFDSTQPNEEGQALSCYDLSRVDHVKDAVDQLATHIVDCNEKEDFEDIRGSYPSPETMHYFYASIGEWISYPFFDIYDLCDRVNVSSRFNDNPIIQTDASIVMQAVDDMVIYSFAGSDYKGFSKGKNGLHIFFTDGDSLTYGNPSERIWAYQWWYNAIDTDNWWNGGHYYGKLDWCQEGAIQGNGKVENWFEMLDYWFDEDIGLDGGWNGYIW; encoded by the coding sequence ATGAGAATAATTGTTAAAATTTATAGGCAGAAGAGCAATTTATTATTAGATGAGATCAATGATCTTGATTTACACAGGTTCATTATCAACCTCTGTTATATCGGTTTTGCATTTTATATGATAGCATGTAATGGAGATGGTGAAGACCTGACCTATGATTACATTGATACACAATCTACATTAGAGGTGTCCAACACAATACCTGAAGATAACGCTTATTTTCCATCTGAGAATTCACGTTCTATTACTGTTCAATTCAACGAGGAAATCGATGGTTCCACTGTAAATTTAGACACATTTAAATTATTGGATGAGAATGGGAATTATATTGAAGGTCGTGTATCCTTTAATTTTGTTACTAACAGAGCGCTTTTTTATGCAAACTCTCCTCTATCAAGGGATACCGTTTATCAGGCTATAGTTACACCGGGAATAAAATCAATTGATGGCAATAGTCTTAAAGGAGACTATAGTTGGCGCTTTTCAACATCAGAACGGGGTTGGACTGTGATGATCTACGCAGATGGGGATAATAATCTTGAAGGATTTCTGTTAGATGATATTAACGAGATGAAGAAGGGTTATGTTAACCTCCAGGGCTTGGATGTTATAGTATTAGTAGATAGAATCGATGGCTATTCCAGAGATGACATTGTATTTGAGGAAGATTTTACAGATACTAGACTATATCGAATTACTAATGGGTGTGTTAAGAGGATTGGGGGAGGGACTGAGTTTCCAGAGATTACGATGAGTTCAGATTATGAGGCGAATATGGGGAATGCTGAGACATTGGGCAAGTTTATTCGTTACTGTAAGAATAATTATCCAGCGCATAATTACGCATTGATACTATGGAATCATGGCAATGGCCTGCGAGGAAGGGAGGCTGTAGATGGCGATGGTCTCAATACTAGGGCTGTTTGCGTTGATGATACAGATGATTATGATTCCCTCTATACTGCGGAGATTACTGATGTGTTAGAGGAATTTGATTCCGTTGATCTGTTGGGATTCGACGCCTGTTTAATGGGTTCAGTTGAGGTTGCTTATCAATATCGCCCGAGTAATATGGACTTTCATGCAGATGTTATGGTTGCCTCTCCGCCTGTGGAGTGGGGACTCGGATGGCAGTACGATAAGATCTTTGAAAGGATAAATCAAGGTGGTGGGGATAATGGAGAGAATGATGAAGTGATGGGTGGTAGTGAGCTGAATTATAGTCCATTAACAATGACTGCTATTGAATTTGGAGGAATAATTGTTGAAGAACAATTTGATTCTACACAACCGAACGAGGAGGGGCAGGCATTGAGCTGTTACGACCTCAGCAGGGTTGATCATGTAAAGGATGCTGTGGATCAACTAGCGACTCATATTGTTGATTGTAATGAAAAGGAGGATTTTGAAGATATTAGGGGGAGCTACCCTTCCCCGGAAACGATGCACTATTTTTATGCTAGTATAGGGGAGTGGATCTCCTATCCCTTCTTCGATATCTATGATCTATGCGATAGGGTGAATGTAAGCAGCAGGTTTAATGACAATCCAATAATACAGACTGATGCCTCAATCGTAATGCAGGCTGTAGATGATATGGTTATCTATTCCTTTGCCGGCAGCGATTACAAGGGTTTTTCCAAGGGTAAGAACGGACTGCATATCTTTTTCACGGATGGCGACAGCCTTACCTATGGCAATCCATCGGAGAGGATTTGGGCTTACCAGTGGTGGTATAATGCAATAGACACTGATAATTGGTGGAATGGCGGTCATTATTATGGAAAGTTGGATTGGTGCCAGGAAGGAGCAATCCAGGGCAATGGTAAGGTTGAAAACTGGTTTGAGATGCTCGATTACTGGTTTGATGAGGATATTGGATTAGATGGCGGGTGGAATGGATATATTTGGTAA
- a CDS encoding PLP-dependent aminotransferase family protein, producing the protein MNNIFSDRISDVPKSFIREILKVAIDPSVISFAGGLPNRDLFPIAEIQKATQRVFETAGKESLQYSNSEGYLALRQYLVDRYQEKQGITFTTDNILITNGSQQGLDLLAKAFLNEGDDVIIEEPGYLGAIQAFSVYRSVFNPVPINEEGLDIEALKQVLKTKLPKLLYGVPNYQNPSGISYSKQNRRGIAEALASTTTLVIEDDPYGDLNFSGIRRPSFKTMIPEQSVLLGSFSKTIAPSFRIGWIIATDSIMEKLLVAKQASDLHTGYFVQRIIHEYLVHNDFDEHIKQIVKTYGSQCAAMIRSIQTYFPSTVGYTKPDGGMFLWATLPAGISSMALFDLAIKDKVAFVPGDPFYTNKKQTNTLRLNFSCVDEQTIDVGIERLGLAMKKLLE; encoded by the coding sequence ATGAATAACATTTTTTCTGATCGCATATCGGATGTGCCGAAGTCATTTATCCGAGAGATACTGAAGGTTGCCATAGACCCTTCGGTGATCTCTTTTGCTGGCGGATTGCCAAACCGAGACCTGTTTCCCATTGCCGAGATACAGAAAGCAACTCAAAGGGTCTTTGAAACAGCTGGGAAGGAGTCTCTCCAATACAGCAATTCAGAGGGTTATCTCGCTCTTCGGCAATATCTTGTTGACCGATATCAAGAAAAGCAAGGGATTACCTTTACAACTGATAACATCCTGATAACGAATGGTTCACAACAAGGGCTCGACTTACTGGCCAAAGCTTTTCTGAACGAAGGTGACGATGTCATTATCGAGGAACCAGGGTATTTGGGTGCAATCCAGGCCTTCTCGGTTTACAGATCGGTGTTCAACCCAGTACCGATTAATGAAGAAGGATTGGATATCGAAGCTCTGAAACAGGTGTTGAAAACCAAGTTACCTAAATTGTTGTATGGGGTTCCCAACTATCAAAATCCGTCGGGCATTTCGTACTCGAAACAGAACCGTCGTGGGATCGCTGAAGCACTGGCAAGTACTACCACGCTCGTGATCGAAGATGACCCCTATGGGGATTTGAACTTCTCTGGAATCAGGAGACCGTCGTTCAAGACTATGATACCAGAGCAATCAGTTCTGCTGGGGTCATTTTCTAAAACCATCGCTCCTTCTTTTCGCATTGGGTGGATCATCGCAACTGATTCAATCATGGAAAAGCTATTGGTAGCCAAACAGGCTTCCGACTTGCATACAGGCTATTTCGTCCAAAGAATCATTCATGAGTATTTAGTTCATAATGATTTCGATGAACACATAAAACAAATAGTCAAGACCTACGGCAGCCAGTGTGCTGCTATGATCCGAAGCATTCAGACATACTTTCCATCCACCGTGGGCTACACTAAACCAGACGGAGGGATGTTCTTGTGGGCTACGTTGCCAGCAGGAATTTCATCGATGGCTCTATTTGATCTGGCCATAAAAGACAAAGTAGCTTTTGTGCCGGGAGATCCTTTTTACACTAACAAAAAGCAGACAAACACACTCAGACTCAATTTCTCATGTGTGGATGAGCAAACAATAGATGTCGGAATCGAGCGACTGGGGTTGGCCATGAAAAAGCTGTTGGAGTAA